GGTGAGCTGGTCCAGCTCGATGCCGTGCTGCTCGCACTCCTTGACGCACTCGCCCGCGACCTCGTGCGCGACCCGGAACGGGACGCCCTGCTTGACCAGCCACTCGGCGATGTCGGTGGCGAGCGAGAACCCGGCCGGGGCCAGCTCCTCCATGCGCTCCCGGTTGACGGTGAGCGTCGCCATCATGCCGGTGAAGGCGGGCAGCAGGACTTCGAGCTGGTCGCAGGAGTCGAAGACCGGCTCCTTGTCCTCCTGGAGGTCGCGGTTGTACGCGAGCGGGAGGGCCTTGAGCGTCGCCATGAGGCCCGTCAGATTGCCGATGAGGCGACCCGACTTGCCACGCGCCAGCTCGGCGATGTCCGGGTTCTTCTTCTGCGGCATGATCGAGGAGCCGGTGGAGAAGGCGTCGTGCAGGGTGACGAAGGAGAACTCCTTCGTGTTCCAGATGATGACCTCCTCCGCGATCCGGGAGAGGTTGACGCCGATCATCGCGGTGATGAAGGCGAACTCGGCCACGAAGTCGCGGGAGGCCGTGCCGTCGATGGAGTTGGCGACGGAGCCGCGCTCGAAGCCCAGGTCCGCGGCGACCGCCTCGGGGTCGAGCCCGAGGGACGAGCCGGCGAGCGCGCCGGAGCCGTACGGCGAGACGGCGGTCCGCTCGTCCCACTGCCGCAGCCGCTCGGCGTCCCGGGACAGGGACTGCACATGGGCCAGGACATGGTGGGCGAAGAGGACGGGCTGGGCGTGCTGGAGGTGCGTACGACCGGGCATGGCCACGTCCGGGTGGGCCTCGGCCAGACCGACCAGGGCGTCCTGGAGCTCGGCGACGAGGCCGCCGATGATCCGCGCGTGGTCGCGCAGGTACATCCGGAAGAGCGTGGCGACCTGGTCGTTGCGGGAGCGGCCCGCGCGCAGCTTGCCGCCGAGGTCGGGGCCGAGGCGCTCCAGCAGGCCGCGTTCGAGGGCGGTGTGGACGTCCTCGTCGGCGATCGTGCCGACGAAGGTGCCCGAGGCCACGTCCTGTTCGAGCAGGTCGAGGCCGGCGAGCATGCGGGTCAGCTCGTCCTCGGTGAGCAGGCCGGCCTTGTGCAGCACGCGCGCGTGGGCACGGGAGCCCGCGATGTCGTACGGGGCCAGGCGCCAGTCGAAGTGGACCGAGGCGGAGAGTTTCGCCAGGGCCTCGGCGGGGCCGTCGGCGAACCGGCCGCCCCAGAGGCGGACATCGCCGGTGTTGCTGCTCACGGTTGCTCCTTGTTGTGCGGCGGGGCGGGTGCGGGGATTCGCTCCCCGCACCCGCCCCTTCCCGTAACCGGGGGCTCTGCCCCCGGACCCCGCTCCTCGAACGCCGGAGGGGCTGAAAGTGTGTCAGGCCAGGTCGCGCTTGGCCGCGATCTTCGAGGAGAGTCCGAAGATCTCGATGAAGCCCTGCGCCTTGGACTGGTCGAACGTGTCGCCCGAGTCATAGGTGGCGAGGTTGAAGTCGTAGAGCGACTGCTCGGACTTCCGGCCGGTGACGACGGCGCGGCCGGCGTGCAGGGTCATCCGGATGTCGCCGGTGACGTGCTGGTTGGCCTCGTTGATGAAGCCGTCCAGGGCACGCTTGAGCGGGGAGAACCACAGGCCGTCGTAGACCATCTCGCCCCAGCGCTGCTCGACCTGCCGCTTGTAGCGGGCCAGCTCGCGCTCGACCGTGACGTTCTCCAGCTCCTGGTGCGCGGTGATCAGTGCGATCGCGCCCGGGGCCTCGTACACCTCACGGGACTTGATGCCCACGAGCCGGTCCTCGACGATGTCGATCCGGCCGATGCCCTGGGCTCCGGCCCGCTCGTTGAGCTGCTGGATCGCCTGGAGCACGGTGACGGGCTTGCCGTCGATGGCGACCGGGACGCCCTCCTTGAAGGAGATGACGACCTCGTCGGCCTCGCGGGGGGTCGCCGGGT
The Streptomyces sp. NBC_00234 DNA segment above includes these coding regions:
- the argH gene encoding argininosuccinate lyase, whose amino-acid sequence is MSSNTGDVRLWGGRFADGPAEALAKLSASVHFDWRLAPYDIAGSRAHARVLHKAGLLTEDELTRMLAGLDLLEQDVASGTFVGTIADEDVHTALERGLLERLGPDLGGKLRAGRSRNDQVATLFRMYLRDHARIIGGLVAELQDALVGLAEAHPDVAMPGRTHLQHAQPVLFAHHVLAHVQSLSRDAERLRQWDERTAVSPYGSGALAGSSLGLDPEAVAADLGFERGSVANSIDGTASRDFVAEFAFITAMIGVNLSRIAEEVIIWNTKEFSFVTLHDAFSTGSSIMPQKKNPDIAELARGKSGRLIGNLTGLMATLKALPLAYNRDLQEDKEPVFDSCDQLEVLLPAFTGMMATLTVNRERMEELAPAGFSLATDIAEWLVKQGVPFRVAHEVAGECVKECEQHGIELDQLTDEQFAKISEHLTPEVRTVLNVKGALASRDGRGGTAPSAVAVQLAEVRTDLAAQHAWATARQ